The following proteins are co-located in the Bradyrhizobium sp. AZCC 2176 genome:
- the smc gene encoding chromosome segregation protein SMC encodes MKLTRLRLHGFKSFVEATDFMIEPGLTGVVGPNGCGKSNLVEALRWAMGETSHKSLRAADMDAVIFAGSGNRPARNHAEVTMTIDNSDRSAPAAVNDSQVLEISRRIEREAGSVYRINGRDVRARDVQILFADAATGARSPALVHQGKIGEIIQAKPEQRRRVLEDAAGVAGLHARRHEAELRLKAAETNLTRVEDVIGQLSGQMDGLKKQARQAIRFREVAAKVRKAEATLFHLRWLEANADVAEAGHTHDINVREMAERTREQAEAARIQAIRASELPALREGEARAAAGLQRLTNAREQLDREEERAKERVAELDRRLTQFAADIAREQQQTSDAEIALQRLDTEDAELKEEIKSRVEKRSGVDERVSEAESTLAAAERMFGELTTALADLTAKRNQLEAGVRTHRDRLARLDQEIASVQADEEKLAQETGNLGDIDALAAALETAQETLAVSEAAAQASETGHVAARQKLEASRGPLTEADKRVQRLETEARTISKLVNGETKNLWPPIIDGVTVTKGYEKALGAVLGDDLDAPVDPSAPMRWTNAGASFDDPSLPDGVEALAAHVEAPSELARRLAQIGVVPKERGAELVSQLKTGQRLVSLEGDVWRWDGFVTAAHAPTGAARRLAERARLVDIEHELEQARADAVNKRQALEDAEAELKAASAAESAGREAWRAAQREADAARERHAATEREINRHATRKSALTEAHTRLAADRSEAEAAHESADAALAELPPTLDTETRLTAVRSEIDGHRRFAAQVRAEAQALAREAELADKRVQAITAERTEWQNRRQSSASQVATVEARITEVTAERAELENAPALFAEKRRALINEIESAESARRVAADALAAAESLMAETDRAAKVSLEALSSAREACARAEERMEGTKRRLSDIEREIHDMLEVEPHAVAALAEIEPGAELPPLSEIEENLEKLRRDRERLGAVNLRAEEELREVETQHTALTTERDDLVEAIKRLRQGIQSLNKEARERLLTSFETVNEHFKRLFTELFGGGEAALHLIESDDPLEAGLEIIAKPPGKKPQTLSLLSGGEQALTALALIFAVFLTNPSPICVLDEVDAPLDDHNVERFCNLLHEMTSSTETRFIIITHNPITMARMNRLFGVTMAERGVSQLVSVGLDDAVKILDQNVA; translated from the coding sequence ATGAAACTCACGCGCCTCCGCCTTCACGGTTTCAAGTCGTTCGTCGAAGCCACTGATTTCATGATCGAACCCGGCCTCACCGGCGTGGTCGGTCCGAACGGCTGCGGCAAGTCGAACCTGGTCGAGGCGCTGCGCTGGGCGATGGGCGAAACCTCGCACAAATCGCTGCGCGCCGCCGACATGGACGCTGTGATCTTCGCCGGTTCGGGTAACCGCCCGGCGCGCAACCACGCCGAAGTCACCATGACGATCGACAATTCCGATCGCTCGGCACCAGCGGCTGTCAATGACAGCCAGGTGCTGGAAATCTCCCGCCGCATCGAGCGTGAAGCCGGTTCCGTCTATCGCATCAACGGCCGCGACGTCCGCGCCCGTGACGTGCAGATCCTGTTTGCCGACGCCGCCACCGGCGCGCGTTCGCCGGCGCTGGTTCACCAGGGCAAGATCGGCGAGATCATTCAGGCCAAGCCCGAACAGCGCCGCCGCGTGCTGGAAGACGCCGCCGGCGTCGCCGGCCTGCACGCCCGCCGCCACGAGGCCGAGTTGCGGCTGAAGGCGGCCGAAACCAACCTCACCCGCGTCGAGGACGTGATCGGGCAATTGTCCGGCCAGATGGACGGCCTGAAGAAGCAGGCCCGCCAGGCCATTCGCTTCCGCGAAGTCGCCGCCAAGGTGCGCAAGGCCGAAGCCACGCTGTTCCATCTGCGCTGGCTCGAGGCCAATGCCGATGTCGCCGAAGCCGGGCATACCCACGACATCAACGTGCGCGAAATGGCCGAACGTACCCGCGAGCAGGCCGAAGCCGCGCGTATCCAGGCGATCCGCGCCTCCGAACTTCCTGCCCTGCGCGAGGGCGAGGCCCGCGCCGCCGCGGGCCTGCAACGGCTCACCAATGCGCGCGAACAGCTCGACCGCGAGGAAGAGCGCGCCAAGGAGCGCGTCGCCGAACTCGACCGGCGGCTGACGCAGTTCGCCGCCGACATCGCGCGCGAACAGCAGCAGACCTCGGATGCCGAGATCGCGCTGCAGCGGCTCGACACCGAGGACGCCGAGTTAAAGGAAGAGATCAAGTCGCGCGTCGAAAAGCGCTCCGGCGTTGATGAACGCGTTTCTGAAGCGGAATCGACGCTGGCCGCCGCCGAGCGCATGTTCGGCGAGCTGACCACCGCGCTCGCCGACCTCACCGCCAAGCGCAACCAGCTTGAAGCCGGCGTACGCACCCATCGCGACCGGCTGGCCCGGCTCGATCAGGAAATCGCCAGCGTTCAGGCCGACGAGGAGAAGCTCGCGCAGGAAACCGGCAATCTCGGCGACATCGACGCGCTCGCCGCCGCCTTGGAGACCGCGCAGGAAACGCTGGCGGTATCTGAGGCCGCCGCACAGGCCAGCGAGACCGGCCACGTCGCCGCGCGACAAAAGCTCGAAGCCTCCCGCGGCCCGCTCACCGAGGCCGACAAGCGCGTGCAGCGGCTCGAGACCGAAGCGCGCACCATTTCAAAGCTCGTCAACGGCGAGACCAAGAACCTGTGGCCGCCGATCATCGACGGCGTCACCGTCACCAAGGGCTATGAAAAGGCGCTTGGCGCCGTGCTCGGCGACGACCTCGATGCACCTGTCGATCCCTCCGCACCGATGCGCTGGACCAACGCCGGGGCGAGCTTTGACGATCCATCGCTGCCCGACGGTGTCGAGGCCCTCGCCGCCCACGTCGAGGCGCCGTCCGAACTGGCGCGCCGCCTGGCGCAGATCGGCGTCGTGCCGAAGGAGCGCGGCGCGGAACTGGTGTCGCAATTGAAAACCGGTCAGCGGCTGGTGTCGCTGGAAGGCGATGTCTGGCGCTGGGACGGTTTTGTCACAGCCGCGCATGCACCGACCGGCGCGGCGCGGCGTCTCGCCGAACGTGCGCGTCTGGTCGATATCGAACACGAGCTGGAGCAGGCCCGTGCCGACGCCGTCAACAAGCGGCAGGCGCTGGAAGATGCCGAGGCCGAACTGAAGGCGGCGTCCGCCGCCGAGTCCGCCGGCCGCGAGGCCTGGCGGGCCGCGCAGCGCGAGGCCGATGCTGCGCGCGAACGCCATGCCGCGACCGAGCGCGAGATCAATCGCCACGCCACGCGCAAATCCGCGCTGACCGAAGCCCATACCCGTCTTGCCGCCGACCGCAGCGAGGCCGAGGCGGCGCACGAGAGCGCCGACGCCGCACTGGCCGAGTTGCCGCCGACCCTCGACACCGAGACGAGGCTCACCGCCGTTCGCAGCGAGATTGACGGGCACCGCCGCTTTGCCGCGCAGGTGCGGGCCGAAGCCCAGGCGCTGGCGCGCGAGGCCGAATTGGCCGACAAGCGCGTGCAGGCGATCACGGCCGAACGCACCGAATGGCAGAACCGCAGGCAAAGCTCGGCCTCGCAGGTCGCCACCGTCGAGGCGCGTATCACCGAGGTGACGGCCGAGCGCGCCGAGCTCGAAAATGCACCGGCGCTATTTGCCGAAAAGCGCCGCGCGCTGATCAACGAAATCGAGTCCGCTGAAAGTGCCCGCCGCGTCGCCGCCGATGCGCTGGCCGCTGCCGAAAGCCTGATGGCGGAAACCGACCGCGCGGCCAAGGTCTCGCTCGAAGCGCTCTCCTCTGCCCGCGAAGCCTGCGCCCGCGCCGAGGAACGCATGGAGGGCACCAAGCGCCGGCTTTCCGATATCGAGCGCGAAATCCACGACATGCTCGAAGTCGAGCCACATGCGGTAGCGGCGCTCGCCGAGATCGAGCCGGGCGCGGAACTGCCGCCGCTTTCCGAGATCGAGGAAAACCTCGAAAAGCTGCGCCGCGACCGCGAACGTCTTGGCGCCGTCAACCTGCGCGCCGAGGAAGAGCTGCGCGAGGTCGAGACCCAGCACACCGCGCTGACCACCGAGCGCGACGACCTCGTCGAAGCCATCAAGCGGTTGCGCCAGGGCATCCAGAGCCTCAACAAGGAAGCCCGCGAGCGGCTGTTGACTTCCTTCGAGACCGTCAACGAGCACTTCAAGCGGCTGTTCACCGAGCTGTTCGGCGGCGGCGAAGCCGCGCTTCATCTGATCGAAAGCGACGATCCGCTGGAAGCAGGCCTGGAAATCATCGCAAAACCGCCCGGCAAGAAGCCGCAGACGCTATCGCTGCTCTCAGGCGGCGAGCAGGCGCTGACGGCGCTGGCGCTGATCTTCGCGGTGTTCCTCACCAACCCGTCGCCGATCTGCGTGCTGGACGAAGTCGACGCGCCGCTCGACGACCATAACGTCGAGCGGTTCTGCAATTTGCTGCACGAAATGACGTCGTCCACGGAAACCCGCTTCATCATCATCACGCATAATCCGATCACGATGGCGCGGATGAACCGGCTGTTCGGCGTCACCATGGCCGAACGCGGCGTCTCGCAACTGGTCTCGGTCGGCCTCGACGATGCGGTTAAGATCCTGGATCAGAACGTGGCTTGA
- a CDS encoding small ribosomal subunit Rsm22 family protein has protein sequence MTSPDVPAELKAALDRKLRGFSRSEAAGRAAAISKTYRSGGSSGAIRSEADALAYALARMPATYAAVTASLNALVEIRPDFAPNTLIDVGAGPGTATWAAAQAFPSLQNFKLLDSNVALHTLALDLARDSTRLRNLVYERGEARAALAKADAADLVMASYMIGEIGEAEQRALAELMWEKARDTLLVVEPGTPAGYARIIALRAHLIALGAHVVAPCPHDDKCPLLAPDWCHFSQRLQRSRAHKQVKGAELPFEDERFSYVALTRAPVVQHPSRVLAQPIVNKVEITAKLCTPERLAFTKVPRRAKADYARARRWRWGDAVN, from the coding sequence ATGACCTCACCCGACGTCCCCGCCGAATTGAAAGCCGCCCTCGACCGCAAGTTACGTGGCTTCTCGCGCAGCGAAGCCGCCGGCCGCGCAGCGGCGATCTCGAAAACCTACCGCAGCGGCGGCAGCTCCGGCGCCATCCGCTCGGAGGCCGATGCGCTCGCCTATGCGTTGGCGCGGATGCCCGCGACCTATGCCGCGGTCACCGCCAGCCTGAACGCCCTCGTCGAGATCAGGCCGGACTTCGCGCCGAACACCCTGATCGACGTCGGCGCCGGGCCGGGCACCGCCACCTGGGCTGCGGCCCAAGCCTTCCCATCGCTGCAGAACTTCAAGCTGCTGGACTCCAACGTCGCGCTGCACACGCTGGCGCTCGACCTCGCGCGGGACAGCACACGGCTGCGCAACCTCGTTTACGAACGCGGCGAAGCGCGCGCCGCGCTGGCGAAAGCGGATGCAGCCGATCTTGTCATGGCAAGCTACATGATCGGCGAGATCGGCGAAGCCGAACAACGTGCATTGGCCGAACTGATGTGGGAAAAGGCCCGGGATACACTGCTGGTGGTCGAACCGGGTACCCCGGCAGGCTATGCGCGGATCATTGCGCTACGCGCACACCTGATCGCTCTCGGGGCACATGTCGTGGCCCCCTGCCCGCATGACGACAAATGTCCCCTGCTCGCGCCCGACTGGTGCCATTTCAGCCAGCGTCTGCAGCGCTCGCGCGCGCATAAGCAAGTCAAGGGCGCCGAACTGCCGTTCGAAGATGAGAGGTTCTCTTACGTCGCGCTGACGCGCGCGCCGGTCGTTCAGCACCCGTCCCGGGTGCTGGCGCAACCGATTGTCAACAAGGTCGAGATAACGGCCAAGCTCTGCACCCCGGAACGTCTCGCTTTCACAAAGGTGCCTCGTCGCGCCAAGGCGGATTATGCCCGCGCACGTCGCTGGCGGTGGGGCGATGCGGTGAATTGA
- a CDS encoding LemA family protein produces the protein MSTGWIVLGVIVIIVLFAFAAYNRLVALSQRVSQAFADIDVQLKQRHDLIPNLVETVKGYAQHERGTLDDVIKARNSAMSAQGPAQVSAAENQLSGALGRLIALSEAYPDLKANANFQQLAGELSDLENKIAASRRFFNNAVQEYNTGIQQLPAALFAGMFGFTRKEFFDLGASRTEVEVAPTVKF, from the coding sequence ATGTCGACCGGCTGGATCGTTCTCGGCGTCATCGTCATCATCGTGCTGTTTGCCTTCGCTGCGTATAACCGCCTCGTCGCGCTCAGCCAGCGCGTCAGCCAGGCCTTTGCCGACATCGACGTGCAGCTCAAGCAGCGCCACGATCTGATCCCGAACCTCGTGGAGACGGTGAAGGGCTACGCCCAGCACGAGCGCGGCACGCTCGATGACGTCATCAAGGCGCGCAATTCCGCGATGTCGGCACAGGGACCAGCGCAGGTGTCCGCCGCCGAAAACCAGCTCAGCGGCGCGCTCGGCCGCCTGATCGCGCTGTCGGAGGCCTATCCGGACCTCAAGGCCAACGCCAATTTCCAGCAGTTGGCGGGTGAGCTGTCCGATCTCGAAAACAAGATCGCCGCCAGCCGCCGCTTCTTCAACAACGCGGTCCAGGAATACAACACCGGCATCCAGCAGCTTCCCGCGGCGCTGTTTGCCGGCATGTTCGGCTTCACCCGCAAGGAATTCTTCGACCTCGGCGCCAGCCGCACCGAAGTCGAGGTCGCGCCGACCGTGAAGTTCTGA
- a CDS encoding M48 family metallopeptidase has translation MAAYGLYTHIASNKFRSMLLLAGLFLLIYVLVFAGALVAEALLHSDQSVNYYLMHASRDLIAAFPYATIAAALWIVIAYFFHQNMIDAVTGGESVTRQQQPRLYNLLENLCISRGIPMPKLKMMDSPALNAFAAGLNRRQYSITVTSGLLQALNDQEIEAVLGHELTHIRNGDVQLMVVAMIIAGVVGFFGELFFRTFTNLSWNSSGSGWSSSSSSSSSSSSSSDRDKKGGGGAIIAVIIAVVLILLAWLLSQVVKLALSRSRELLADAGSVELTKNPDAMITALRKIENRGELPGATSAIMELCVDNPREGFADLFATHPSVDNRVKALVQFAGGHDPGPMALPPDTADEPDAPDESATGQLQPPVPRGPGSDASEPASVPGTRPGPSEGPWGPHR, from the coding sequence ATGGCCGCGTACGGTCTCTACACGCATATCGCGTCGAACAAATTTCGCTCGATGCTGCTGCTCGCCGGCCTGTTTCTCCTGATCTACGTGCTGGTTTTTGCCGGCGCGTTGGTCGCCGAAGCGCTGCTGCACAGCGACCAATCGGTCAACTATTACCTGATGCATGCATCGCGCGACCTGATCGCGGCCTTCCCCTACGCCACGATTGCCGCCGCGCTGTGGATCGTGATCGCCTATTTCTTCCACCAGAACATGATCGATGCCGTGACCGGCGGCGAGAGCGTGACGCGGCAACAGCAGCCCCGCCTCTATAATCTCCTGGAAAATCTCTGCATCTCGCGCGGCATCCCGATGCCGAAGCTGAAGATGATGGACAGCCCGGCGCTGAACGCCTTCGCCGCTGGCCTCAACCGGCGGCAATATTCCATCACGGTGACATCGGGTCTTCTGCAGGCGCTCAACGATCAGGAGATCGAGGCCGTGCTCGGCCACGAGCTCACACATATACGCAATGGCGACGTGCAGTTGATGGTGGTCGCCATGATCATCGCCGGCGTGGTCGGCTTTTTCGGCGAATTGTTCTTTCGCACGTTCACCAACCTGTCGTGGAATTCGAGCGGCAGCGGCTGGTCGTCGTCATCTTCCTCATCGTCGTCTTCTTCATCGTCGTCCGACCGCGACAAAAAGGGGGGTGGCGGCGCGATCATCGCTGTTATCATCGCGGTCGTGCTGATCCTGCTGGCTTGGCTGCTGTCGCAAGTCGTCAAGCTGGCGCTGTCGCGGTCGCGCGAATTGCTGGCCGACGCCGGCTCAGTCGAACTGACCAAGAATCCCGATGCCATGATCACGGCGCTGCGCAAGATCGAGAACCGCGGCGAACTTCCCGGCGCAACGTCCGCGATCATGGAACTCTGCGTCGATAATCCGCGCGAGGGATTTGCCGACCTGTTCGCGACCCATCCGTCGGTGGACAATCGCGTCAAGGCGCTGGTGCAGTTCGCCGGCGGTCATGATCCCGGCCCGATGGCCTTGCCGCCGGATACGGCGGACGAACCCGATGCGCCGGACGAATCGGCCACCGGCCAACTCCAACCGCCGGTTCCCCGCGGCCCGGGGAGCGACGCCAGCGAACCGGCCAGCGTTCCGGGCACACGTCCCGGCCCCTCAGAGGGTCCTTGGGGCCCGCATCGCTAA